One window from the genome of Rufibacter tibetensis encodes:
- a CDS encoding J domain-containing protein yields the protein MSKNYYHILGVSSSASAAEIKAAYKRLAVKLHPDKNPNNPHAEERFKQINEAYQVLSDPRRRATFDLQRQYEQQQRQAQAYANPRYHQTRQPAGFQERHYRQRPQKHTHFSRRDLLIVASVVLATVLLVFVIDIVWSGIASGRAMEQARQAESQQLWKAADASYSTALEHKPKLEEARIRRADLRLTHLNNPAGAIEDYTAALKESDKPPAAWYAARGKSYLRTKRYPEALKDLNKAISLDTTQAGVFLDRGLVHLQAEDNWSQAEADISRYLQSDTIPSARTSEAFLYRSFAYFRMEKLKNAWQDTERALLQDSANAKAFYIQAKIRQFQGNRKGSCDLLARAAKLGLATAREEAAVQCQP from the coding sequence TTGAGTAAGAATTATTACCATATCTTAGGAGTTTCCTCCAGTGCTTCGGCGGCTGAAATAAAGGCGGCGTACAAGCGGCTGGCCGTAAAACTGCATCCAGACAAGAACCCCAACAACCCGCATGCTGAGGAACGCTTCAAGCAAATAAACGAAGCCTATCAGGTGTTATCTGACCCCAGGCGGCGCGCCACCTTTGACCTCCAGCGGCAGTATGAGCAGCAGCAACGGCAGGCACAGGCTTATGCCAACCCGCGTTACCACCAAACACGCCAACCAGCCGGCTTTCAGGAGCGGCATTACCGGCAGCGGCCCCAAAAGCACACCCATTTCTCCCGGCGCGATCTCCTGATTGTGGCAAGCGTGGTGCTGGCAACAGTACTGTTGGTGTTTGTGATAGACATTGTCTGGAGCGGGATTGCCTCTGGCCGCGCCATGGAGCAAGCGCGGCAAGCCGAAAGCCAACAACTCTGGAAAGCCGCTGATGCCTCTTATTCCACCGCCCTGGAGCATAAACCCAAGCTGGAGGAAGCCCGCATCCGGCGCGCAGATCTTCGGCTCACGCATTTGAACAATCCCGCGGGCGCCATTGAAGATTACACGGCCGCACTGAAAGAAAGCGATAAACCGCCGGCTGCCTGGTACGCCGCCCGTGGCAAAAGCTATCTCCGGACCAAACGCTACCCGGAAGCACTCAAAGATCTAAACAAAGCCATTTCTTTAGACACCACACAGGCGGGCGTTTTCTTGGACCGTGGCTTGGTGCACCTGCAGGCAGAAGACAACTGGTCTCAGGCCGAAGCTGACATAAGCCGGTATCTCCAATCAGACACTATTCCCTCAGCGCGAACCTCAGAAGCCTTCCTGTACCGCTCCTTTGCCTACTTCCGGATGGAGAAACTAAAGAACGCCTGGCAAGACACCGAGCGGGCCTTACTACAGGACTCCGCCAATGCAAAGGCGTTCTACATCCAGGCGAAGATCAGGCAGTTCCAGGGAAACCGGAAAGGAAGCTGTGATCTGCTAGCCAGAGCTGCCAAACTGGGCTTAGCCACGGCGCGTGAAGAAGCGGCAGTTCAATGTCAGCCGTAA
- a CDS encoding phage holin family protein, producing MATEDKSKTDSIIANLMGYIDTRIDLVKLDLQTKLKSVFVSTVHGVLLGLVALMVLLFLNVFIAMLLNDLLDSRYWGFGIVTLFYLILLVILLVGLDKKVFQGMADKAFRNTIYKTDESNQTI from the coding sequence ATGGCTACCGAAGACAAAAGCAAAACAGATAGCATCATTGCCAACCTCATGGGGTACATTGATACCCGCATTGACCTGGTCAAACTAGACCTGCAAACCAAACTGAAAAGCGTCTTCGTGAGCACCGTGCACGGAGTGTTGCTGGGTCTGGTCGCACTAATGGTGCTGTTGTTCCTGAACGTGTTCATTGCCATGCTGCTGAATGACCTGTTGGACAGCCGGTACTGGGGCTTCGGGATTGTCACGCTTTTTTACCTTATCTTGCTTGTCATTTTACTTGTAGGCCTGGACAAGAAGGTATTTCAGGGCATGGCAGACAAAGCTTTCCGGAACACTATCTACAAAACAGACGAATCTAACCAAACGATCTAA
- a CDS encoding geranylgeranylglyceryl/heptaprenylglyceryl phosphate synthase, producing MPNRRNHPIFPTLNTQDTANRPKRLAVLLDPDHLTVARCQEILTLSHRHEVDFFFMGGSLISNPEQGSFVSYIKQHSSIPVILFPSSGLYIDAQADGMLLLSLISGRNPDLLIGQHVAAAPLLKSSGLPLYPTGYMLIDSGRQTTASYMSGTTPIPHDKPSIAACTALAGQMLGLQYMYLDGGSGAMYPVSAAMIQAVRQAVSVPIIVGGGVNTTEKAEAAWKAGADILVVGNHIEKSPQFISEVSEVKQRFNVVLPQE from the coding sequence ATGCCCAATCGCCGCAATCACCCTATATTCCCCACTCTTAATACCCAGGATACCGCCAACCGCCCTAAACGGCTGGCGGTGCTCTTAGATCCTGACCACCTCACCGTCGCCCGCTGCCAGGAGATCCTGACACTGAGCCATCGGCATGAGGTGGATTTCTTTTTTATGGGGGGCAGCCTGATCTCTAACCCAGAACAAGGCTCTTTTGTAAGCTACATCAAGCAGCACAGCTCTATTCCGGTGATCTTGTTCCCCAGCAGTGGCCTCTACATTGATGCCCAAGCAGACGGCATGCTGTTGCTTTCCCTTATCTCGGGCCGCAACCCAGACCTTTTGATCGGCCAGCACGTGGCAGCGGCTCCTTTGCTTAAAAGCAGCGGGCTTCCGTTGTACCCTACCGGCTACATGCTCATAGACTCTGGCCGCCAAACCACAGCGTCCTACATGAGTGGTACCACTCCTATTCCGCATGACAAGCCTTCTATTGCCGCCTGCACTGCGCTAGCTGGTCAGATGCTGGGCTTGCAATACATGTACCTGGACGGAGGCAGCGGCGCGATGTACCCGGTAAGCGCCGCCATGATCCAAGCGGTACGCCAAGCCGTATCTGTGCCTATCATTGTAGGCGGCGGCGTGAACACCACAGAGAAAGCCGAAGCAGCCTGGAAAGCCGGCGCCGACATTCTGGTGGTAGGTAATCACATTGAAAAGAGCCCTCAATTCATTTCTGAAGTAAGTGAGGTGAAGCAGCGGTTTAACGTAGTATTACCGCAGGAATAA
- a CDS encoding STAS/SEC14 domain-containing protein: protein MRSELVNTPNDMLLSISVDEENHWIVATWQGDPTPEAIRNGMEAYLETLVEAHYDAVLIDTRSMDGVRSFATYWALEEWVPKAVEAGLHYYAVVVNPETFAEAAADDFYANISSFEAEVFADLATARAWLRRCRLQQKQADGYLTT from the coding sequence ATGAGATCAGAACTTGTGAATACTCCTAATGATATGCTTCTCTCTATTTCAGTAGATGAGGAGAACCACTGGATAGTGGCTACCTGGCAAGGCGACCCTACCCCAGAGGCTATCAGGAACGGCATGGAGGCATATCTGGAAACACTGGTAGAAGCGCACTATGACGCTGTCCTGATAGACACCCGCTCTATGGATGGGGTGCGGAGCTTCGCTACTTACTGGGCACTTGAAGAATGGGTGCCAAAAGCCGTTGAAGCAGGTTTACACTATTACGCAGTTGTGGTAAATCCTGAGACGTTTGCAGAAGCTGCTGCTGATGACTTTTACGCCAATATCAGCTCATTTGAGGCGGAGGTTTTCGCAGACTTAGCCACGGCCAGGGCCTGGCTACGCCGTTGTCGGCTTCAGCAGAAACAGGCAGATGGTTATCTGACCACTTAA
- a CDS encoding helix-turn-helix domain-containing protein, which translates to MEDYNKIIESLKVRYIKAKNLVLQQPLTVRNYYDVGNNLILVHNGIVAFGDDKQVAEEGQLLFIPGGRSTKLYYGDTESRVISNDDYITTKDKFFKSNNDLDLIGEADDSHSFVSFEAKVFDSVNFFTSLEVPAFVITSNKLATLVIKIVEESMQELPGKERIISLYTEQMVVELIRYILKNKMFVEQLATNSTYFKDPRLIDLFNYIKENLGGDLSNKVLSNVANVSEDYVGQYFKMLTGINPQDYIEYQRMERAVFLLRTTKKSIREIGKDVGYKDTAYFCRRFKMMFGIPAGKMRRRESSMNV; encoded by the coding sequence ATGGAAGATTACAATAAAATAATTGAGTCGCTGAAAGTGCGCTACATCAAGGCTAAAAACCTGGTGTTACAGCAGCCGCTCACTGTGCGTAACTACTATGATGTTGGAAACAACCTGATATTAGTGCACAACGGCATTGTCGCTTTCGGAGACGATAAACAAGTAGCGGAAGAGGGGCAGTTGCTCTTCATCCCGGGCGGACGTAGCACTAAGCTCTATTATGGTGATACCGAGAGCCGGGTGATTTCTAATGACGACTATATTACCACTAAAGATAAGTTCTTTAAAAGCAATAATGACCTTGACCTGATTGGCGAAGCAGACGATAGCCACAGCTTCGTTAGCTTTGAGGCCAAGGTGTTTGACTCTGTAAACTTCTTCACCTCCCTGGAGGTGCCGGCCTTCGTGATTACCAGCAACAAGCTGGCCACGCTGGTGATCAAGATTGTAGAGGAAAGCATGCAGGAGTTGCCTGGCAAGGAGCGCATCATTAGCCTGTACACAGAGCAGATGGTGGTAGAACTGATCCGTTACATCTTAAAGAACAAGATGTTTGTGGAGCAGTTGGCAACCAACAGCACGTACTTTAAGGACCCCCGCCTTATTGACCTGTTCAACTACATCAAAGAGAACCTGGGCGGTGACTTGTCTAACAAAGTTCTTAGCAACGTGGCCAACGTGTCTGAAGACTATGTAGGCCAGTATTTCAAAATGCTGACTGGTATTAACCCGCAGGATTACATTGAATACCAGCGCATGGAGCGTGCCGTATTCTTGCTGCGTACTACCAAGAAAAGCATCAGAGAAATCGGGAAAGATGTGGGCTACAAGGATACTGCCTACTTCTGCCGTCGCTTCAAAATGATGTTCGGGATTCCGGCTGGTAAAATGCGCCGCCGTGAGTCATCCATGAACGTATAA
- a CDS encoding acyl-CoA dehydrogenase, with protein MDFKLTEEQLAVQEAARDFAQTELLPGVIERDELQKFPAEQIKKMGELGFMGMMVDPKYGGGGMDTISYVLAMEEISKVDASASVVMSVNNSLVCWGLEKYGNEEQKQKYLPQLTSGEIIGAFCLSEPEAGSDATMQRTTAEDMGDHYLLNGTKNWITNGSTASVYLVIAQTNPELRHKGINALIVEKGMPGFEIGAKENKLGIRGSDTHSLMFTDVKVPKENRIGEDGFGFRFAMSTLNGGRIGIASQALGIASGAYELALKYSKERKAFGVPISQHQAIQFKLADMATNIDAARLLCLQAAADKDNNRDYSKTGAMAKVFASKVAMDTTVEAVQIHGGYGFVKEYHVERLMRDAKITQIYEGTSEIQKIVISREILK; from the coding sequence ATGGACTTTAAACTAACCGAAGAACAATTAGCCGTGCAGGAGGCTGCCCGGGATTTTGCACAGACTGAACTGTTGCCAGGGGTGATTGAAAGAGACGAGCTTCAGAAATTTCCAGCCGAGCAGATAAAGAAGATGGGAGAGCTAGGGTTCATGGGCATGATGGTGGATCCAAAATACGGCGGCGGCGGAATGGACACCATTTCTTACGTGCTGGCCATGGAAGAAATCTCTAAAGTAGATGCCTCTGCCTCTGTGGTAATGTCAGTGAACAACTCCCTGGTGTGCTGGGGGCTGGAGAAATACGGAAACGAGGAGCAGAAACAAAAATACCTTCCTCAGTTAACCTCGGGTGAGATCATTGGCGCTTTCTGTTTGTCTGAGCCAGAAGCCGGGTCAGATGCCACTATGCAGCGCACCACCGCCGAAGACATGGGTGATCATTACCTGCTTAACGGAACCAAAAACTGGATTACCAACGGTAGCACTGCCTCTGTGTACCTGGTAATTGCCCAAACCAACCCTGAACTGCGCCACAAAGGAATCAACGCTTTGATTGTAGAGAAAGGAATGCCAGGGTTTGAGATTGGTGCCAAAGAAAACAAACTGGGTATCAGAGGGTCAGATACCCACTCTTTGATGTTCACCGACGTGAAAGTGCCTAAGGAGAACCGCATTGGCGAAGATGGCTTCGGGTTTAGGTTTGCCATGTCCACTCTGAACGGCGGACGTATCGGGATTGCTTCCCAGGCTTTGGGTATTGCTTCCGGGGCCTATGAACTGGCGTTGAAGTATTCTAAGGAACGCAAAGCGTTTGGTGTGCCTATTTCGCAGCACCAAGCCATCCAGTTTAAGTTAGCCGATATGGCTACTAACATTGATGCCGCCCGCCTGCTTTGCTTGCAGGCCGCCGCAGACAAAGACAACAACAGAGACTACTCCAAAACTGGGGCTATGGCTAAGGTTTTTGCTTCAAAAGTAGCCATGGATACTACTGTAGAGGCCGTTCAAATACATGGCGGGTACGGGTTTGTGAAAGAATACCACGTAGAGCGATTAATGCGCGATGCCAAAATCACGCAAATTTATGAGGGTACGTCTGAAATTCAGAAAATAGTAATCTCAAGGGAGATATTGAAATAG
- a CDS encoding zinc metallopeptidase has protein sequence MGGIWIIMIAMMLASALVSWTLKSKFDKYSKLGLRSGLSGREVAEMMLADNGITDVRVISTPGRLTDHYNPADKTVNLSEAVYDSRSAAAAAVAAHECGHAVQHAKAYAFLKFRSAMVPALTVASKYMQWILLIGVLMIQSTPIPLAVGVLLFALTTIFSFITLPVEFDASKRALAWMDTRGVVTMQEHGMAKDALKWAAMTYVVAALGSLATLLYYGSMLLGRRD, from the coding sequence ATGGGTGGGATCTGGATAATCATGATTGCAATGATGCTGGCCTCGGCGTTGGTCAGCTGGACATTGAAAAGCAAGTTTGACAAATATTCCAAACTTGGGCTTCGGTCTGGGTTGAGCGGACGTGAGGTGGCGGAAATGATGCTGGCAGATAACGGCATCACCGATGTACGGGTAATTTCTACTCCCGGCCGTTTAACGGACCACTACAACCCGGCAGATAAAACAGTAAACCTAAGTGAGGCCGTGTATGACAGCCGCAGTGCCGCCGCCGCGGCAGTGGCGGCCCATGAGTGCGGGCACGCCGTGCAGCATGCCAAAGCATACGCGTTCCTGAAGTTCCGTTCTGCCATGGTGCCGGCGTTGACTGTGGCTAGCAAGTACATGCAGTGGATTCTGTTGATTGGGGTTCTAATGATTCAAAGCACCCCTATTCCATTGGCAGTGGGAGTGCTCTTGTTCGCGTTGACTACCATCTTCAGTTTTATCACTTTGCCGGTAGAGTTTGACGCAAGTAAACGCGCCCTTGCCTGGATGGACACCAGAGGGGTAGTGACCATGCAGGAGCACGGCATGGCCAAAGATGCTTTGAAATGGGCGGCTATGACCTACGTGGTGGCAGCGCTTGGTTCTTTGGCAACCTTGCTTTATTACGGTTCTATGCTTCTGGGCAGAAGAGACTAA
- the rfaE2 gene encoding D-glycero-beta-D-manno-heptose 1-phosphate adenylyltransferase, which yields MLPSQEKILSLPQLLSTVKEWQVQNHKIVFTNGCFDIVHVGHVDYLERARLLGDKLVVGVNTDQSVSRLKGPSRPLQDEMSRIRVMASFWFIDAVVLFDQETPLELITAVEPDILVKGDDYAIENIVGHDVVLAKGGVVKTIPLVKGYSTSQVVAKILRDQQC from the coding sequence ATGCTTCCTTCGCAAGAGAAAATTTTGTCGCTTCCACAGCTGTTATCAACCGTTAAAGAATGGCAGGTTCAAAATCATAAAATCGTGTTTACCAACGGGTGCTTTGACATAGTACATGTTGGCCACGTGGACTACCTGGAACGGGCCAGACTTTTAGGCGATAAGTTGGTGGTAGGAGTGAATACTGATCAATCTGTCAGTAGGTTAAAAGGTCCGTCCAGGCCATTGCAAGACGAAATGTCACGTATAAGGGTAATGGCATCCTTTTGGTTTATAGATGCCGTAGTACTGTTTGATCAGGAAACCCCGCTGGAGTTGATTACTGCGGTTGAGCCAGACATTCTGGTGAAAGGTGATGATTATGCCATTGAGAACATTGTAGGGCATGACGTTGTCTTAGCCAAGGGAGGTGTAGTGAAAACAATTCCGTTGGTGAAAGGGTATTCTACTTCACAGGTGGTGGCTAAAATCCTGAGAGATCAGCAGTGTTAA
- a CDS encoding lysylphosphatidylglycerol synthase transmembrane domain-containing protein, whose translation MKKTINVIKYLLLLAVSVFLMAYALRSINFTAVKAELAQANYTWVVITLLLSVAGYVSRAIRWRMQFVPLGYKPRTIHTYHALMVGYLANVVLPRAGEVIRCTLLRRTSEVPVNVSLGTVITERVIDLVMLLLCMGLTLLLEFDRLNTFFLEIFSERFNGMQQNLQTLYLLGTVALVGTGLVVWYTYKNIAKLQRNPLFKKVSDFVLGIWQGIFSIGRMEQKGAFILHTLFIWLTYYLGSYLAFFALPGTEGLTWRAGMAILVVGGIGMSAPVQGGIGVYHILVRTALLLYAVPLDKGMAYALITHTTGALLVVVMGVVSLVASLAKAKLEPKKQVA comes from the coding sequence ATGAAGAAAACCATCAACGTTATCAAGTACCTGCTTCTTCTAGCTGTCTCGGTTTTCTTGATGGCCTATGCTTTGCGCAGTATCAATTTCACAGCGGTAAAGGCAGAATTGGCGCAGGCTAACTACACGTGGGTGGTAATTACATTGCTTCTTTCAGTGGCCGGATATGTGAGTAGGGCCATACGCTGGCGCATGCAGTTTGTGCCCTTGGGGTATAAGCCCAGAACCATTCACACCTACCATGCCCTTATGGTAGGGTATTTGGCCAACGTAGTGCTTCCGCGAGCCGGAGAGGTAATCAGGTGTACCTTGTTAAGACGTACCTCAGAAGTACCCGTGAACGTCTCTTTAGGAACCGTGATCACAGAGCGGGTCATTGATTTGGTCATGCTGCTTCTCTGCATGGGGCTAACCCTGCTGCTGGAGTTTGACCGGCTCAATACTTTTTTCCTGGAGATTTTCTCTGAGAGGTTCAACGGGATGCAGCAGAACCTGCAGACGCTGTATCTTTTAGGAACTGTGGCCTTGGTAGGCACCGGGTTGGTGGTTTGGTATACGTACAAGAACATAGCTAAACTGCAGCGCAATCCCCTCTTCAAAAAAGTAAGCGATTTTGTGCTGGGGATTTGGCAGGGAATCTTCAGTATTGGCCGTATGGAGCAGAAAGGTGCTTTCATCCTGCATACCCTGTTCATCTGGCTAACCTACTATTTGGGGAGTTATTTGGCTTTCTTCGCCTTACCGGGCACTGAGGGCCTTACCTGGCGAGCCGGTATGGCTATCCTTGTGGTGGGAGGCATTGGCATGTCGGCGCCGGTGCAGGGAGGTATTGGCGTGTACCACATCCTGGTTAGAACGGCCCTTCTTCTGTATGCTGTGCCTTTGGACAAAGGAATGGCGTACGCGCTTATTACCCACACTACCGGCGCTTTGTTGGTAGTAGTGATGGGTGTGGTCAGTTTGGTAGCCAGTCTAGCCAAAGCCAAGCTTGAACCCAAGAAACAGGTAGCCTAG
- the panD gene encoding aspartate 1-decarboxylase has protein sequence MQIEVLKSKIHRAKVTQAELHYVGSITIDEDLLDAANMVPHEKVTIVNVNNGERFETYIIKGERGTGMICLNGPAARKVQVGDIIIIISYALINFAEARSHEPTVIFPDQHNRLV, from the coding sequence ATGCAGATTGAAGTTCTTAAATCCAAAATACATCGGGCTAAGGTAACGCAGGCCGAGTTGCATTATGTGGGTAGCATTACCATAGACGAAGATCTATTGGATGCTGCCAACATGGTTCCCCATGAGAAGGTGACCATTGTGAACGTGAACAATGGCGAACGCTTTGAGACCTATATCATCAAAGGCGAGCGGGGCACCGGCATGATCTGCCTCAATGGCCCGGCCGCCCGCAAGGTGCAAGTAGGGGATATCATCATCATCATCTCCTACGCCCTGATCAATTTCGCCGAAGCCCGTTCCCATGAGCCTACCGTTATTTTCCCAGATCAGCACAACCGGCTAGTGTAG
- the panC gene encoding pantoate--beta-alanine ligase — protein MLHLSSLSDIRQHTELLRQQGQRIGFVPTMGALHEGHLSLLRAAKNQNDITVCSVFVNPAQFNNPDDYRLYPRLLEKDAQMLAQEGCDILFSPLAEEMYKQKARLSFDFGELEQVMEGAHRPGHFNGVATVVSKLFHLVKPHQAFFGQKDLQQFAIIQQLVLDLSFDLELICYPIIREEDGLAMSSRNRRLAPEQREVAPRLYQALELLREKLQTMPVAQAKKEAEAFLHRFPQIRVEYLEVVHAQTLQPLEEVSGNMPVAICLAAFLGDVRLIDNLLL, from the coding sequence ATGTTGCATCTTTCTTCTTTATCTGATATCCGGCAACACACAGAGTTGCTTCGCCAGCAGGGCCAACGTATTGGTTTTGTGCCTACTATGGGTGCCTTGCATGAAGGGCATCTTTCCTTGCTGAGGGCGGCTAAAAATCAGAATGATATCACCGTCTGTAGCGTATTTGTAAACCCGGCGCAGTTCAATAACCCAGATGATTACCGCCTGTATCCGCGGTTGCTGGAGAAGGATGCTCAGATGCTGGCTCAGGAAGGGTGTGATATTCTGTTTTCACCGCTTGCAGAAGAAATGTACAAACAGAAAGCCCGGCTTTCCTTTGACTTTGGAGAGTTAGAGCAAGTGATGGAAGGCGCGCACCGGCCGGGGCACTTCAACGGCGTAGCCACGGTGGTGAGCAAACTTTTTCACCTGGTAAAACCACACCAGGCGTTCTTCGGGCAAAAAGACTTACAGCAGTTTGCCATTATTCAGCAATTGGTGCTGGATCTGAGTTTTGATCTGGAACTGATCTGTTACCCTATCATTAGGGAAGAAGATGGGTTGGCGATGTCCTCCAGGAACCGGCGTCTGGCACCAGAGCAGCGGGAGGTAGCGCCTCGGCTCTATCAAGCATTGGAATTGCTGCGCGAGAAACTACAAACCATGCCTGTGGCCCAAGCTAAAAAGGAAGCAGAGGCGTTTTTGCATCGTTTTCCCCAAATCAGGGTTGAATACCTGGAGGTAGTGCACGCCCAAACGCTGCAGCCTTTAGAGGAGGTATCAGGGAATATGCCGGTGGCTATTTGCCTGGCCGCCTTTCTAGGGGACGTCAGGCTCATTGACAATCTCCTGCTGTAG
- a CDS encoding glycogen/starch synthase, with translation MSKLRILYAATEIDPFLQTTKVAEFLRMLPQAMQERGMEVRIFVPRFGLINERKNRLHEVVRLSGINIAVGEEEKPLIIKVASIPNAKLQVYFIDNEDYFHRKSVLVDKDNKFYSDNDERAIFFCKGVLETVKKLGWAPDIVHCNDWMTSLIPLYLKSTYKNDPIFKTAKSVFSVYNSEFTHKFEGDLLEKAKMLDIEDEMLSNLRAGDFGAFIKMGMQYADLVIKSNEDFSDNLNAMFQEYNNTKQINTISSDENTLDSYYNLYNELAN, from the coding sequence ATGTCCAAATTGAGAATCTTATACGCGGCCACTGAGATTGATCCATTTCTGCAAACCACAAAAGTAGCGGAATTCCTGAGGATGTTGCCACAAGCGATGCAAGAGCGTGGGATGGAAGTAAGAATTTTTGTGCCGCGGTTTGGTTTGATTAACGAACGTAAGAACCGTTTGCACGAGGTTGTCCGGCTTTCTGGCATAAACATTGCCGTTGGCGAAGAAGAGAAACCATTGATTATCAAGGTGGCTTCTATTCCTAATGCTAAACTCCAGGTATATTTTATTGACAACGAAGACTATTTCCACCGGAAGTCCGTTTTGGTGGACAAAGACAATAAGTTTTACTCAGACAATGACGAGCGCGCCATCTTTTTCTGTAAAGGGGTATTAGAGACCGTGAAAAAACTGGGTTGGGCGCCAGACATCGTTCATTGCAATGACTGGATGACCAGCTTGATCCCGCTGTATCTGAAGAGCACGTACAAGAACGATCCTATCTTCAAAACCGCGAAATCTGTTTTCTCTGTGTACAACAGTGAATTTACTCATAAATTTGAGGGTGACTTGTTGGAAAAAGCCAAGATGCTGGACATTGAAGACGAGATGCTATCAAACCTGAGAGCAGGAGACTTTGGGGCCTTCATTAAAATGGGAATGCAATATGCTGACCTGGTGATTAAGTCTAACGAAGACTTCAGTGATAACTTGAACGCGATGTTCCAGGAGTATAACAATACCAAGCAGATCAACACCATCAGCTCAGACGAAAACACCCTTGATTCTTACTATAACTTGTATAATGAACTTGCGAATTAG
- a CDS encoding DUF4270 family protein has product MNLRISKAAAVLFIFSFFFSACDDPTAIGLELQEPGTQIGTSYTDTATIKASTVLLKDSIVGLGATRVQVGRITDGTFGTVTARTFGEFAPMTLPAHPDSIDATRGADSLIINLDYNYAFGDRSKNIKLNVHRLTEAFRDDDTYFTSRRLTYNETPVGSVTFLPQPDATYKSPTDTSQSLPVLIRIKITGNFANDVLQALAQNSASQPFINTIRGLVIEPAPGTEGQGTMIGFLPTSTSTTLALHYKSKKNLAKVTTFMFTDRYFNQIEANRNGTGLATLQNNGATLSSEAAGNRTYLQAGTGLVTKIDLPHISYFREKDPIEAARTGKKQDQNLAVNKAELIIPLINGADSLSLPPVITVVEATRSNRIAMQQGVPSALVAEGSNVPATLQYRGKNGGYVYVVNITSYIQNLLYNRRENNGLILLPSNVTSTVSTPTNMAQTINRAIIEANQSPNAERKIRLRLFYSTAQ; this is encoded by the coding sequence ATGAACTTGCGAATTAGTAAAGCTGCTGCTGTACTCTTTATTTTCTCTTTCTTTTTTTCTGCTTGTGATGATCCTACAGCTATTGGCTTAGAGCTGCAGGAGCCAGGTACTCAAATTGGCACTTCTTATACAGACACCGCTACTATAAAAGCGTCTACCGTTTTACTAAAAGACTCTATTGTTGGCTTAGGGGCAACCCGTGTACAGGTAGGTAGAATCACTGACGGTACTTTTGGAACCGTGACTGCCAGAACATTTGGTGAGTTCGCTCCCATGACATTGCCGGCACACCCAGATTCTATTGATGCTACCAGGGGTGCTGACTCTTTAATCATCAACCTGGATTATAACTATGCTTTTGGAGACAGAAGCAAAAACATAAAGTTGAATGTGCATCGCCTCACTGAAGCCTTCAGAGATGATGACACGTATTTCACGTCCAGAAGACTAACGTATAATGAGACGCCAGTAGGCTCGGTGACTTTCCTTCCGCAACCTGACGCCACATACAAAAGCCCAACCGATACAAGTCAGAGCTTGCCGGTCCTAATCAGAATCAAGATTACGGGCAACTTTGCCAATGACGTTCTTCAAGCTTTGGCCCAAAATTCTGCTTCTCAGCCGTTCATCAACACCATCAGAGGATTAGTGATTGAGCCTGCTCCCGGAACAGAAGGTCAAGGCACTATGATTGGGTTTTTGCCAACCTCTACCAGCACGACTCTGGCACTTCACTATAAGTCAAAGAAGAACCTGGCCAAAGTAACTACCTTTATGTTTACAGATAGGTATTTTAACCAGATTGAGGCAAATAGGAATGGAACAGGTTTGGCTACTTTGCAAAATAATGGAGCCACCTTGTCCTCAGAAGCTGCTGGTAACCGCACCTATTTACAGGCCGGAACAGGTCTCGTTACCAAAATTGACCTGCCACACATTTCTTACTTTAGAGAAAAAGACCCTATAGAGGCTGCCAGAACAGGAAAGAAACAGGACCAGAACCTGGCTGTTAACAAAGCAGAGTTGATTATTCCTTTAATAAACGGGGCAGACTCCTTGTCACTACCTCCTGTAATCACAGTTGTAGAGGCGACTCGTTCTAACAGGATAGCCATGCAACAGGGCGTACCAAGTGCGTTGGTGGCTGAGGGCAGCAACGTTCCGGCTACCCTTCAATACCGGGGTAAAAATGGCGGGTATGTATATGTAGTAAACATCACCAGCTACATACAAAACCTACTCTACAACAGACGGGAAAATAACGGGCTAATACTCCTGCCGTCTAACGTCACCAGCACCGTCTCCACGCCTACCAACATGGCACAAACGATAAACCGTGCCATCATTGAGGCAAATCAGAGTCCTAACGCTGAGCGCAAAATCAGACTAAGACTCTTTTATTCAACAGCTCAATAA